The window CGTCAGCACCGCCCAGCCCGGCGACCTGGCAGTTTTTGTTCAGGTTGACCCAGCCTTCTTTGGTCTCCAGCACAAATTCCGTAATAAGTCCTGCATAAGCACGATCCAGCACAGCATTCCAGTCCGCATCCAGTACGCCTAAACGGATACCTTTGCCGATTGCATACACGATCATACTGGAAGCCGATGCTTCCAGGTAGTTGCCTTTACGCTCTCCGAGATTAACCACCTGATACCACACACCGGCTTCGACATCCTGGAATTTCTTCAGGGCGGTTAAGGTATCCCGCAATATGCGTACCAGTTCAGCATAGTCTGCATGATTCTCCGGCAGCATCTCCAGCACATCCACCAGCGCCATCAGATACCAGCCCATAGAGCGGCCCCAGAAATTCGCAGACAGCCCCGTTTCCGGATTGCACCAAGGCTGCACCTTCTGTTCATCCCAGGCATGGAACAACAGCCCGGTTGCGTGATCTTTGGTATGCTTTTCGCACAAAATGAACTGCTTCGTCACATCACTCAGGTCCCCGCCCTCTTCAAAAGCCAGCAGATACTGCAAATAGAACGGAGAGCCCATGTACAAACCGTCCAGCCAAATCTGATACGGATAGATGCTCTTATGCCAGAATGCCCCCTCGCTTGTCCGGGGATGAGTCCGCAGCTGCTCCCGCAGGGAATCTGCCGCAAGCCTGTATTTCTCGAGGCATGTCTCCGTATACAGCGTGAACAGCAATTTGCCGTTGTTGATATGGTCGATATTGTATTCGTCCTGACGGTATCCGCGGATGCTGCCGTCCTCCTGAATGAAGTAATTCATATTGTCAGCGATGTAATTGAAGTATTTACGATCGCCGGTCTGCTTCCACAGCAGCTCAAAGCCCTTCAAAACCACTCCGTAATCATAAGACCATTTCCCGTTGTAGCCTTTATCCTGATACAGCCTCGGCAGACGTTCCATGATCGATTCCGCCGTTCTGACAGCCCACTGTTCGCTCATCTGCTTACCTCCTTAATATCGTAAAAATAGAAAATACTCAGCGCGTCCAGTCCGTATCTCCGCCGAAGACAGCCTCCAGCGAGAAACTCCCTGCCTCATGCTCCAGCAGCTGCTTAGACCAGGAAACACGGGCATTCGTATCCGCGCCGGGTCCGTCATTGCCATACTCGGCATAATGTACCGTATGATTCACACTGGGCTTGCCCCAGTCGTCCCAGCCCTCGCGGCGGATATGCCCGCCCATCCAGCAATCCATAAATACCGTCCGCGCATAGTCGCGCCAGGGTCTTCCCAGATACACACTGTTTGCAGCTGCATCACTGACCATCCTGCACCGGTGAAACACAAAACCTGCTTCTTTATCCTCCGGCGTAGCGGCTGCGGTAATATAGCCGTTGATTTCCTTTTGCACATTCAGACTGATGATTTCACATTCCTCAAAATACGCTGTTGCCGAGCCAAAAATAAAATCGATATCGCCGGCAATCCGGCAATGCTCAAAATAATTACGTCCGCTTCGGTTCTGCTTCTCTTCCTTCGGTTTTGCCAGATACAACGTATCCTGGGCCGCCAGGAACGAGCAATTCTTAAACACAGCTTTGTCGGCATCCACATACAGCGCCACCGCCTGGCCAACCTTGCCGCTCTCCCCCGCTGTATTCTCGAAAATAATATTTTCCACCCGGATATTGTCACCGGTAATGTAAGTGCTGCACGAGGCATATGTCCCCATCGGCGCACCGTCACTGCCCGGCTTCGGCGCATAGTCGTCATAAACCAGTCTAACTTCACCTACACCATACAGACGTAAGTCCGGTTTATGAATCCGGAGCTTCTCCTTATACACTCCCGGTTCAATGAACAGAACTGTTTCCTCTGCAGCCCCCTCCGGGATGCTGTCTATTGCTGCTTGAACAGAGGTGAAGTCTCCTCCGCCGCTCTTGCTGACCCAAATCGTTCTCATCTCTTCCCCTCCAGGAACACATGCCGCTTCTCCGTCAAAACGAACCCACCTGTGAAGGGTGGGCCCGCCTGTACCAGCGTAATGCTTACTTCTGGGTCAGCTTATATGCCGCTTCGTACTCTTCAGTAATTTTGGTACCGCCCGAATCCTTCCAGGTCTGTACCGCTTTCTTGAAGTCCGCTTCGGTCGCTTGTCCCATAATGTATTTGAACGTAGCATCGGTGATGATCTTCGCCAGCTCTGTTCCTTGTTCATTGTTCGTGGCCGAATCCAGCGGAACCGTAGGATCGAGGACAGCAAACTTGTCATTTTCACGGATCAGCTCATTCGCCAGCTGCTTCTCCGGATTGGCATCCTTGAGCGTGTAAGCAATTTCGCTTGGTCTGCTGGAGGAGAAAGGCTGAACATCGGCCTGCCATAGCTCGGTATTCAGAATTTTATAAGCGCCGTTCTCATCATATTCATAGTGTGTGCCTTCAATACCGCCGGTCATCAGCATAAATGCCTCTTCATCGATCAGGTCATTGACGAACTGCAGCAGCCGTTTCAGCTCCGCTTCGGTTTTGACTTCCGATTTCGGGAATGCCATCAGACCGCCAACCCCGCTGCCTTCTGACCAGATGTGATACTGTCCGTCACCGTTCGAAATTTTGTTCACCGGCACGAGTTCAAGACCTTTCTGCAGATCCTGCGCCAGCGTTCTCAGACTGGAAATATCGACCATACCAGTGTAAATTCCGGTTTTACCTTGGGCGAACTGCTGCTGCTGGTCGGTTTTGGCGGTAACGGCGAAGTCCTGGGCCAAGTATCCGTTTTCATACAGCTTTTTGGAAAAATTCATCGTTTCAAGATATTCCGGAGTATCAAATTCCGGTGTGAACTTGCCGCTGTCATCCACTTTCCAGCCGTTTGGTGTGCCGAAGTACGAACTGAGTGTTTTGAAGCTGCTGTATCTGAGGTCAGATCTGTCGCCGAAGCCAGTCGTGTCGTCAATGCCGTTACCGTCCGGATCATCTTCCGTGAAGGCCCGGGCAGTTTCGTACACTTCATCCAAGGTTGCCGGAACAGGCAGTCCAAGCTTATCCAGCCAGTCTTTGCGGAAAATCAAGCCGGAGCGCGCCAGATTCTTCTGAAACGGAACCCCGTACAGCACCCCTTCGATGGACGCCGCAGCGCGGATTTCCGGTGCGATTTTGGCCAAGTTGTCATAGTCTTCGATGTAAGGGCCGACATCCCAGAACAAGCCCGATTTCAGGGAGCTTCTCACCGAGGAGTTCGTCATCATCGTCAAGGTTACGATATCGGCAAGCTCGCCGGAAGCCAGCGCTGTAGTAATCCGTTCTTCCTTGGAAGCGTCGGGAACCCAGTTGAAGGTGAGCTTCGTATTAGTGTATTCCTCAAGCAGCTTCTTAATGGTATCTGTAGGAGGTGAAGCCGTGTGCAGGATATTCAGCCAGGTTATCTCCAGTGGCTTAGTTTCATCCGCTACAGCAGCATTTTTGGCCGTTTCTTTATCTCCACCGCACCCCGATAGCACCGTGGTAAGTAAGGTAACACTTGCAAACAGACTGACCCATCTTTTTGTCATAACACTTCTCCTTTGAATAAGTTAGTAGATTCATAGACACTGCCTTAATATACGCCGTCTTCGCCCATTCTTTTAGCCAGCCTGTTGGAGGCCATGACCAGGATTAAACCGACCACACCTTTGAACAGCCCTACCGTAGTGCTGAAGCTTAATTGTCCGTTCTTCAAGCCCGCCGTATAAATGTAGGTGTCAAAAATTTCGGCCACTTCGCGGTTCAGCGAATTGAGCAGCAAATACATATGTTCAAAGCCAAGATCCAGCGTGCTGCCGATTTTGAGAATCAGCAGGGTAATAATGACTGGACGGATGGCCGGCAGTGTCACATGCCATGTTTTGCGCAGACGGGCAGCGCCGTCCATTTCAGCAGCTT of the Paenibacillus pedocola genome contains:
- a CDS encoding glycoside hydrolase family 88/105 protein produces the protein MSEQWAVRTAESIMERLPRLYQDKGYNGKWSYDYGVVLKGFELLWKQTGDRKYFNYIADNMNYFIQEDGSIRGYRQDEYNIDHINNGKLLFTLYTETCLEKYRLAADSLREQLRTHPRTSEGAFWHKSIYPYQIWLDGLYMGSPFYLQYLLAFEEGGDLSDVTKQFILCEKHTKDHATGLLFHAWDEQKVQPWCNPETGLSANFWGRSMGWYLMALVDVLEMLPENHADYAELVRILRDTLTALKKFQDVEAGVWYQVVNLGERKGNYLEASASSMIVYAIGKGIRLGVLDADWNAVLDRAYAGLITEFVLETKEGWVNLNKNCQVAGLGGADGRDGTYSYYISEPIITNDQKGLGAFLQACGEYEHLRAGRLAAEKGGSHAAGI
- a CDS encoding pectinesterase family protein, whose protein sequence is MRTIWVSKSGGGDFTSVQAAIDSIPEGAAEETVLFIEPGVYKEKLRIHKPDLRLYGVGEVRLVYDDYAPKPGSDGAPMGTYASCSTYITGDNIRVENIIFENTAGESGKVGQAVALYVDADKAVFKNCSFLAAQDTLYLAKPKEEKQNRSGRNYFEHCRIAGDIDFIFGSATAYFEECEIISLNVQKEINGYITAAATPEDKEAGFVFHRCRMVSDAAANSVYLGRPWRDYARTVFMDCWMGGHIRREGWDDWGKPSVNHTVHYAEYGNDGPGADTNARVSWSKQLLEHEAGSFSLEAVFGGDTDWTR
- a CDS encoding extracellular solute-binding protein — encoded protein: MTKRWVSLFASVTLLTTVLSGCGGDKETAKNAAVADETKPLEITWLNILHTASPPTDTIKKLLEEYTNTKLTFNWVPDASKEERITTALASGELADIVTLTMMTNSSVRSSLKSGLFWDVGPYIEDYDNLAKIAPEIRAAASIEGVLYGVPFQKNLARSGLIFRKDWLDKLGLPVPATLDEVYETARAFTEDDPDGNGIDDTTGFGDRSDLRYSSFKTLSSYFGTPNGWKVDDSGKFTPEFDTPEYLETMNFSKKLYENGYLAQDFAVTAKTDQQQQFAQGKTGIYTGMVDISSLRTLAQDLQKGLELVPVNKISNGDGQYHIWSEGSGVGGLMAFPKSEVKTEAELKRLLQFVNDLIDEEAFMLMTGGIEGTHYEYDENGAYKILNTELWQADVQPFSSSRPSEIAYTLKDANPEKQLANELIRENDKFAVLDPTVPLDSATNNEQGTELAKIITDATFKYIMGQATEADFKKAVQTWKDSGGTKITEEYEAAYKLTQK